In Musa acuminata AAA Group cultivar baxijiao chromosome BXJ3-9, Cavendish_Baxijiao_AAA, whole genome shotgun sequence, a single genomic region encodes these proteins:
- the LOC135649758 gene encoding two-component response regulator-like PRR95 isoform X1, which yields MGEKEEGQGRRDEAEAMAVREWVEEEEAEEEREGAKGVALRWERFLPRVPVRVLLVEGDDSTRQIIAALLRKCSYRVAAASDGLKAWDVLMEKPQSVDLVLTEVDLPSISGFGLLTMIMDHESCRNIPVIMMSSHDSISMVFKCMLKGAADFLIKPIRKNELRNLWQHVWRRQIVDGHGGTHNIQDKHEAMHKMKAHYGEKEHSIENIAIVQANKEFGEQGSDAQSSCTRSDVEAESTHKQLKLKQTKVVDSFMTQNGGNIQMDNGSFNYENSITAASENVDEVQECLGYKKTNNKNYDQKCHHEIISKDDDLVRVVDNQPQGRLPSRDIVHVTNVKHKLSAAPYLELSLKRYEGTFPEKQECGGSNIWNHSSSSAFSLYTGRMVIPTMLEQKNSSSETNGLKPIEPLKDWDSRGNSEETKSSDVGPSVQDGMAVQCTPLRVIPFPLPVGSMPSSSGYGTGMQQMFYPQSGHPFWSTNPSIWREATMQTNSSIQPCQKNCNSVQCDLPDEENVRSSCYPSAGKQEELMQLDEQRQVSSAEGESGSSSICNGSRNFKSSECGSVLSGTTGHTSATHVFRPITVTGNDESKLTCDGSIPEDCHLLTQREIALNKFRLKRKERCFEKKVRYHSRKLLAEQRPRVKGQFVRQERPEPQPGQAGAFQSESAAA from the exons ATGGGGGAAAAAGAGGAGGGACAGGGCAGAAGGGACGAGGCGGAGGCGATGGCGGTGAGAGAAtgggtagaggaggaggaggcggaggaggaaagGGAGGGGGCAAAGGGGGTGGCGTTGAGATGGGAGAGGTTCTTGCCGAGGGTGCCGGTGAGGGTGTTGCTCGTGGAAGGGGACGATTCTACTCGGCAGATCATCGCTGCGCTCCTCAGGAAGTGTAGCTACAGAG TTGCTGCAGCATCAGATGGCTTGAAGGCATGGGATGTGTTGATGGAGAAACCCCAGAGTGTAGACCTTGTTCTGACTGAGGTTGACTTGCCATCAATCTCAGGGTTTGGCCTTCTCACCATGATAATGGATCATGAGAGCTGCAGGAACATTCCAGTCATAA TGATGTCTTCGCATGATTCCATCAGCATGGTTTTCAAATGCATGTTGAAAGGTGCAGCGGACTTTCTCATTAAGCCAATCCGCAAGAACGAGTTGAGGAACTTATGGCAGCATGTCTGGAGAAGGCAAATT GTAGATGGACATGGTGGCACACATAATATTCAAGACAAACATGAGGCAATGCATAAAATGAAAGCTCATTATGGTGAAAAAGAACATTCGATTGAGAATATTGCTATTGTGCAGGCAAATAAGGAATTTGGTGAGCAAGGGAGTGATGCTCAA AGCTCTTGTACAAGGTCAGATGTGGAAGCTGAAAGTACACACAAGCAACTGAAGCTTAAGCAGACAAAAGTAGTGGATTCATTTATGACTCAGAATGGAGGGAATATTCAAATGGACAATGGATCATTCAATTATGAAAATTCAATTACTG CAGCGAGTGAAAATGTTGATGAGGTACAAGAATGCTTGGGCTACAAAAAAACCAACAATAAGAATTATGACCAGAAATGTCATCATGAAATAATTTCTAAGGATGATGATTTGGTTCGTGTGGTTGATAATCAACCACAGGGTAGACTCCCCTCTAGAGACATTGTTCATGTTACCAATGTTAAGCACAAGTTAAGTGCTGCACCTTATTTGGAGCTTTCTTTGAAAAGATATGAGGGAACATTccctgagaagcaagaatgtggtgGCTCCAACATATGGAACCATTCAAGTTCGTCAGCATTCTCACT GTACACCGGTAGGATGGTAATACCCACCATGTTGGAACAAAAGAACTCATCATCTGAAACAAATGGACTCAAGCCTATTGAGCCTCTTAAAGACTGGGATTCTAGGGGGAATTCGGAAGAGACTAAGTCCTCAGATGTGGGACCTTCAGTTCAAGATGGAATGGCAGTTCAATGCACCCCACTTCGAGTTATTCCATTTCCTCTTCCTGTTGGAAGCATGCCTTCGAGTTCTGGGTATGGTACAGGAATGCAACAGATGTTCTATCCACAGTCAGGTCATCCTTTTTGGAGTACCAATCCATCAATATGGCGGGAAGCAACCATGCAGACAAACTCATCGATCCAACCTTGCCAAAAGAATTGCAACTCTGTGCAATGTGACCTTCCTGATGAGGAGAATGTCAGAAGCTCATGCTACCCTTCTGCAGGAAAGCAGGAGGAACTTATGCAACTCGATGAACAGAGGCAAGTTTCATCTGCAGAAGGAGAAAGTGGTAGCAGTAGCATATGCAATGGTAGCAGAAATTTTAAAAGCAGTGAATGTGGGAGTGTTCTCAGTGGAACTACTGGACACACGTCTGCAACACATGTTTTCAGGCCCATAACAGTGACAGGAAATGATGAGAGTAAATTGACTTGTGATGGATCAATACCAGAAGATTGTCATCTTTTAACCCAAAGGGAAATTGCCTTGAATAAATTCCGACTGAAGAGGAAAGAAAGATGCTTTGAGAAGAAG GTTCGCTACCACAGCAGAAAACTACTTGCAGAGCAGCGTCCTCGAGTGAAGGGACAGTTTGTTCGTCAAGAGAGACCAGAACCTCAACCAGGGCAAGCAGGTGCCTTTCAAAGCGAGTCAGCTGCCGCATAG
- the LOC135649193 gene encoding non-specific lipid transfer protein GPI-anchored 9-like isoform X1 → MGIRFVAAMTMIVVAAAATGSAAQSTPECASKLVGCAQYLNSTTPPDTCCGPLKQEAKDDLPCLCALFNNTAVLKAFNVNITQALQMAKRCGVNADQSACATVTASPSGTATPPSSSTNNTSSPAGKSDNSAHGVASIGLPGLVSLLLCWWSLIA, encoded by the exons ATGGGCATCAGATTTGTGGCGGCGATGACGATGatagtggtggcggcggcggcgacgggatCGGCGGCGCAGTCGACGCCGGAGTGCGCGTCGAAGCTGGTGGGCTGTGCGCAATACTTGAACTCGACGACTCCGCCGGATACGTGCTGCGGGCCGCTGAAGCAGGAGGCGAAGGACGACCTGCCCTGCCTCTGCGCCCTCTTCAACAACACCGCTGTCCTCAAGGCCTTCAATGTCAACATCACCCAGGCCCTACAGATGGCCAAGCGCTGCGGCGTCAACGCTGACCAGAGCGCCTGCGCCACTGTCACAGCCTCACCCAGCGGTACTG CTACACCTCCGTCGTCCTCTACGAACAACACTA GTTCTCCCGCAGGCAAAAGTGACAACTCTGCTCATGGGGTGGCTTCAATTGGATTGCCTGGTTTAGTGAGCTTACTGTTATGCTGGTGGTCACTCATTGCATAG
- the LOC135649193 gene encoding non-specific lipid transfer protein GPI-anchored 9-like isoform X4, with translation MGIRFVAAMTMIVVAAAATGSAAQSTPECASKLVGCAQYLNSTTPPDTCCGPLKQEAKDDLPCLCALFNNTAVLKAFNVNITQALQMAKRCGVNADQSACATVTASPSATPPSSSTNNTSKSDNSAHGVASIGLPGLVSLLLCWWSLIA, from the exons ATGGGCATCAGATTTGTGGCGGCGATGACGATGatagtggtggcggcggcggcgacgggatCGGCGGCGCAGTCGACGCCGGAGTGCGCGTCGAAGCTGGTGGGCTGTGCGCAATACTTGAACTCGACGACTCCGCCGGATACGTGCTGCGGGCCGCTGAAGCAGGAGGCGAAGGACGACCTGCCCTGCCTCTGCGCCCTCTTCAACAACACCGCTGTCCTCAAGGCCTTCAATGTCAACATCACCCAGGCCCTACAGATGGCCAAGCGCTGCGGCGTCAACGCTGACCAGAGCGCCTGCGCCACTGTCACAGCCTCACCCAGCG CTACACCTCCGTCGTCCTCTACGAACAACACTA GCAAAAGTGACAACTCTGCTCATGGGGTGGCTTCAATTGGATTGCCTGGTTTAGTGAGCTTACTGTTATGCTGGTGGTCACTCATTGCATAG
- the LOC135648279 gene encoding probable serine/threonine-protein kinase PBL19 produces the protein MMACFGYLRKKKKSSSPTPGEAAASVPASTGSLSPCKSAVSASPRRGIPDLYQEKAHNLRVFELDELSSATNEFNRMLKIGQGGFGSVYKGFIKPPDGKGERMAVAIKKLNQKGLQGHKQWLTEVQFLGVVDHPNLVKLIGYCSVDDERGIHRLLAYEFMPNKTLEDHLFNRSYPVLSWKRRLQISLGAAEGLAYLHKGFEEVQVIYRDFKASNILLDKEFKPKLSDFGLAREGPTAGRTHVTTAVVGTHGYAAPEYIETGHLTIKSDVWSFGVVMYEILTGRRSLEVNRPKSEQRLLDWVRQFPLDTRKFSMIIDPRLRNEYPLEAAREIAKLANSCLTKNAKARPSMSEVVETLRRATQITAKGS, from the exons ATGATGGCATGCTTTGGTTacttgaggaagaagaagaagagctcatcACCAACACCAGGTGAGGCAGCAGCATCTGTGCCCGCGTCGACCGGTAGTCTCAGCCCTTGCAAGTCTGCGGTATCTGCGTCGCCGCGAAGAGGCATACCGGACTTGTACCAGGAGAAAGCTCACAACTTGCGCGTTTTTGAGCTGGATGAGCTGAGTAGTGCCACTAATGAGTTCAACCGGATGCTCAAGATTGGGCAAGGTGGGTTTGGGAGCGTGTATAAGGGATTTATTAAACCTCCAGATGGAAAGGGGGAGAGGATGGCCGTGGCGATCAAGAAACTCAACCAGAAAGGATTGCAG GGACACAAGCAATGGTTGACAGAAGTTCAATTTCTTGGGGTTGTTGACcacccaaatcttgtaaaacttattGGATATTGTTCTGTAGATGATGAAAGAGGAATCCACAGGCTATTGGCCTATGAGTTTATGCCTAACAAGACTTTGGAAGATCATTTGTTCAACAGGTCTTATCCTGTACTTTCATGGAAGCGAAGGCTGCAGATATCTTTGGGTGCAGCTGAAGGATTAGCTTATCTACATAAAGGGTTCGAAGAAGTTCAG GTAATCTATCGAGATTTCAAAGCTTCCAATATATTGTTAGATAAGGAATTCAAACCAAAATTGTCAGACTTTGGCCTAGCACGGGAGGGACCCACAGCAGGACGCACTCATGTAACTACAGCG GTTGTTGGAACTCATGGATATGCTGCTCCAGAGTACATTGAGACAGGGCATCTAACAATTAAGAGTGATGTGTGGAGCTTTGGGGTCGTAATGTATGAAATCCTCACTGGTAGGCGCTCGTTAGAGGTAAATCGTCCAAAGAGTGAACAGAGGCTGCTGGATTGGGTGAGACAATTTCCTCTGGATACTAGGAAATTCAGCATGATTATCGATCCGAGACTGAGAAATGAGTATCCTTTGGAGGCTGCACGCGAAATAGCCAAGCTGGCCAACAGCTGCCTCACCAAGAATGCCAAAGCTCGCCCCTCAATGAGTGAAGTTGTAGAGACACTGAGAAGAGCCACACAGATAACAGCCAAAGGAAGTTGA
- the LOC135649193 gene encoding non-specific lipid transfer protein GPI-anchored 9-like isoform X3, whose translation MGIRFVAAMTMIVVAAAATGSAAQSTPECASKLVGCAQYLNSTTPPDTCCGPLKQEAKDDLPCLCALFNNTAVLKAFNVNITQALQMAKRCGVNADQSACATVTASPSGTATPPSSSTNNTSKSDNSAHGVASIGLPGLVSLLLCWWSLIA comes from the exons ATGGGCATCAGATTTGTGGCGGCGATGACGATGatagtggtggcggcggcggcgacgggatCGGCGGCGCAGTCGACGCCGGAGTGCGCGTCGAAGCTGGTGGGCTGTGCGCAATACTTGAACTCGACGACTCCGCCGGATACGTGCTGCGGGCCGCTGAAGCAGGAGGCGAAGGACGACCTGCCCTGCCTCTGCGCCCTCTTCAACAACACCGCTGTCCTCAAGGCCTTCAATGTCAACATCACCCAGGCCCTACAGATGGCCAAGCGCTGCGGCGTCAACGCTGACCAGAGCGCCTGCGCCACTGTCACAGCCTCACCCAGCGGTACTG CTACACCTCCGTCGTCCTCTACGAACAACACTA GCAAAAGTGACAACTCTGCTCATGGGGTGGCTTCAATTGGATTGCCTGGTTTAGTGAGCTTACTGTTATGCTGGTGGTCACTCATTGCATAG
- the LOC135649758 gene encoding two-component response regulator-like PRR95 isoform X2, giving the protein MGEKEEGQGRRDEAEAMAVREWVEEEEAEEEREGAKGVALRWERFLPRVPVRVLLVEGDDSTRQIIAALLRKCSYRVAAASDGLKAWDVLMEKPQSVDLVLTEVDLPSISGFGLLTMIMDHESCRNIPVIMMSSHDSISMVFKCMLKGAADFLIKPIRKNELRNLWQHVWRRQIVDGHGGTHNIQDKHEAMHKMKAHYGEKEHSIENIAIVQANKEFGEQGSDAQSSCTRSDVEAESTHKQLKLKQTKVVDSFMTQNGGNIQMDNGSFNYENSITASENVDEVQECLGYKKTNNKNYDQKCHHEIISKDDDLVRVVDNQPQGRLPSRDIVHVTNVKHKLSAAPYLELSLKRYEGTFPEKQECGGSNIWNHSSSSAFSLYTGRMVIPTMLEQKNSSSETNGLKPIEPLKDWDSRGNSEETKSSDVGPSVQDGMAVQCTPLRVIPFPLPVGSMPSSSGYGTGMQQMFYPQSGHPFWSTNPSIWREATMQTNSSIQPCQKNCNSVQCDLPDEENVRSSCYPSAGKQEELMQLDEQRQVSSAEGESGSSSICNGSRNFKSSECGSVLSGTTGHTSATHVFRPITVTGNDESKLTCDGSIPEDCHLLTQREIALNKFRLKRKERCFEKKVRYHSRKLLAEQRPRVKGQFVRQERPEPQPGQAGAFQSESAAA; this is encoded by the exons ATGGGGGAAAAAGAGGAGGGACAGGGCAGAAGGGACGAGGCGGAGGCGATGGCGGTGAGAGAAtgggtagaggaggaggaggcggaggaggaaagGGAGGGGGCAAAGGGGGTGGCGTTGAGATGGGAGAGGTTCTTGCCGAGGGTGCCGGTGAGGGTGTTGCTCGTGGAAGGGGACGATTCTACTCGGCAGATCATCGCTGCGCTCCTCAGGAAGTGTAGCTACAGAG TTGCTGCAGCATCAGATGGCTTGAAGGCATGGGATGTGTTGATGGAGAAACCCCAGAGTGTAGACCTTGTTCTGACTGAGGTTGACTTGCCATCAATCTCAGGGTTTGGCCTTCTCACCATGATAATGGATCATGAGAGCTGCAGGAACATTCCAGTCATAA TGATGTCTTCGCATGATTCCATCAGCATGGTTTTCAAATGCATGTTGAAAGGTGCAGCGGACTTTCTCATTAAGCCAATCCGCAAGAACGAGTTGAGGAACTTATGGCAGCATGTCTGGAGAAGGCAAATT GTAGATGGACATGGTGGCACACATAATATTCAAGACAAACATGAGGCAATGCATAAAATGAAAGCTCATTATGGTGAAAAAGAACATTCGATTGAGAATATTGCTATTGTGCAGGCAAATAAGGAATTTGGTGAGCAAGGGAGTGATGCTCAA AGCTCTTGTACAAGGTCAGATGTGGAAGCTGAAAGTACACACAAGCAACTGAAGCTTAAGCAGACAAAAGTAGTGGATTCATTTATGACTCAGAATGGAGGGAATATTCAAATGGACAATGGATCATTCAATTATGAAAATTCAATTACTG CGAGTGAAAATGTTGATGAGGTACAAGAATGCTTGGGCTACAAAAAAACCAACAATAAGAATTATGACCAGAAATGTCATCATGAAATAATTTCTAAGGATGATGATTTGGTTCGTGTGGTTGATAATCAACCACAGGGTAGACTCCCCTCTAGAGACATTGTTCATGTTACCAATGTTAAGCACAAGTTAAGTGCTGCACCTTATTTGGAGCTTTCTTTGAAAAGATATGAGGGAACATTccctgagaagcaagaatgtggtgGCTCCAACATATGGAACCATTCAAGTTCGTCAGCATTCTCACT GTACACCGGTAGGATGGTAATACCCACCATGTTGGAACAAAAGAACTCATCATCTGAAACAAATGGACTCAAGCCTATTGAGCCTCTTAAAGACTGGGATTCTAGGGGGAATTCGGAAGAGACTAAGTCCTCAGATGTGGGACCTTCAGTTCAAGATGGAATGGCAGTTCAATGCACCCCACTTCGAGTTATTCCATTTCCTCTTCCTGTTGGAAGCATGCCTTCGAGTTCTGGGTATGGTACAGGAATGCAACAGATGTTCTATCCACAGTCAGGTCATCCTTTTTGGAGTACCAATCCATCAATATGGCGGGAAGCAACCATGCAGACAAACTCATCGATCCAACCTTGCCAAAAGAATTGCAACTCTGTGCAATGTGACCTTCCTGATGAGGAGAATGTCAGAAGCTCATGCTACCCTTCTGCAGGAAAGCAGGAGGAACTTATGCAACTCGATGAACAGAGGCAAGTTTCATCTGCAGAAGGAGAAAGTGGTAGCAGTAGCATATGCAATGGTAGCAGAAATTTTAAAAGCAGTGAATGTGGGAGTGTTCTCAGTGGAACTACTGGACACACGTCTGCAACACATGTTTTCAGGCCCATAACAGTGACAGGAAATGATGAGAGTAAATTGACTTGTGATGGATCAATACCAGAAGATTGTCATCTTTTAACCCAAAGGGAAATTGCCTTGAATAAATTCCGACTGAAGAGGAAAGAAAGATGCTTTGAGAAGAAG GTTCGCTACCACAGCAGAAAACTACTTGCAGAGCAGCGTCCTCGAGTGAAGGGACAGTTTGTTCGTCAAGAGAGACCAGAACCTCAACCAGGGCAAGCAGGTGCCTTTCAAAGCGAGTCAGCTGCCGCATAG
- the LOC135649193 gene encoding non-specific lipid transfer protein GPI-anchored 9-like isoform X2, translating to MGIRFVAAMTMIVVAAAATGSAAQSTPECASKLVGCAQYLNSTTPPDTCCGPLKQEAKDDLPCLCALFNNTAVLKAFNVNITQALQMAKRCGVNADQSACATVTASPSATPPSSSTNNTSSPAGKSDNSAHGVASIGLPGLVSLLLCWWSLIA from the exons ATGGGCATCAGATTTGTGGCGGCGATGACGATGatagtggtggcggcggcggcgacgggatCGGCGGCGCAGTCGACGCCGGAGTGCGCGTCGAAGCTGGTGGGCTGTGCGCAATACTTGAACTCGACGACTCCGCCGGATACGTGCTGCGGGCCGCTGAAGCAGGAGGCGAAGGACGACCTGCCCTGCCTCTGCGCCCTCTTCAACAACACCGCTGTCCTCAAGGCCTTCAATGTCAACATCACCCAGGCCCTACAGATGGCCAAGCGCTGCGGCGTCAACGCTGACCAGAGCGCCTGCGCCACTGTCACAGCCTCACCCAGCG CTACACCTCCGTCGTCCTCTACGAACAACACTA GTTCTCCCGCAGGCAAAAGTGACAACTCTGCTCATGGGGTGGCTTCAATTGGATTGCCTGGTTTAGTGAGCTTACTGTTATGCTGGTGGTCACTCATTGCATAG